A single region of the Thermoanaerobacterium aotearoense genome encodes:
- a CDS encoding helix-turn-helix domain-containing protein, which translates to MNNEAVIKRGCNELIFSYGESLLMNIKPDKKSFNMKIDKEELIRSKKENSYLISLLDNLIRKSTRYKFLLANGYFFILCDKNGYIIKLIYDNQLIDYFNELHFSEGNSLRIEDCGVNAINLAMKYKKQAELCGKDHYCDLFRDWYCTAIPIFDSLNVETIAYLDISCINISSIKEQSIMLKNIAMYIEEMILYKYGKCCAIDKRLSLTEKSILSFLACGMDKKEIMYEINISETTLRRYINKLKFKFKAKNDITLVLKCYRCWYNRY; encoded by the coding sequence ATGAACAATGAAGCTGTAATAAAAAGAGGATGTAATGAATTAATTTTCTCATATGGGGAATCATTGCTTATGAATATCAAACCAGATAAAAAATCGTTCAATATGAAGATTGATAAAGAAGAATTGATAAGATCTAAAAAGGAAAATAGTTATTTAATATCTTTACTTGATAATCTCATTAGAAAAAGTACCAGATACAAATTTCTCCTTGCAAATGGTTATTTCTTTATTTTATGTGATAAAAATGGTTATATAATTAAGCTTATATATGATAATCAATTAATTGATTACTTCAATGAATTGCATTTTTCAGAAGGGAACAGCTTAAGAATTGAAGACTGTGGTGTAAATGCAATTAATCTTGCTATGAAATACAAAAAGCAAGCTGAATTATGTGGTAAGGATCATTATTGCGATTTATTTAGAGACTGGTATTGTACAGCTATACCAATATTTGATAGTTTAAATGTAGAAACAATTGCATATCTTGATATCTCATGTATTAATATTTCAAGTATTAAGGAACAAAGTATTATGCTTAAGAATATTGCAATGTACATAGAAGAAATGATTTTGTATAAATATGGAAAGTGTTGTGCTATAGACAAGAGACTAAGTTTAACAGAAAAATCAATATTGTCATTTTTAGCATGTGGTATGGATAAAAAAGAAATAATGTATGAAATAAATATTTCAGAAACAACGTTAAGACGGTATATTAATAAATTAAAATTTAAATTTAAGGCAAAAAATGATATTACATTAGTCCTTAAATGCTATAGATGCTGGTATAATAGATACTAG